In one Pseudomonadota bacterium genomic region, the following are encoded:
- a CDS encoding Wzz/FepE/Etk N-terminal domain-containing protein, with amino-acid sequence MTEHDEQKQGMKPEPDTRQPYLAEDEIDLLELIRPLWRQKILIAAITFLTIAAAVVLVLQATPSYRIYTQLKPGVCRWDDKGNPIPYLKTTDLKSLLTGGVFNTYASEAGLGDKAPKIEAASSRRGDQLTAYFFWPDRDEGKKVMAGFIDFLNDPDRGANRKELSIPQAQRRSLGKSTKEYSEDIKMVDVQEKKVEMNIDQKKKAFKLFDRQRNSLKREIERVNADFKMVEKEVVFLEEGITVAEETRAGYEKSRREIDENTTRIISLRDKLLQTPPDDSLQPLLLASTIQQNIAYLNILDQKIEAARKEAISLRTDKLD; translated from the coding sequence ATGACCGAACATGACGAACAAAAACAAGGAATGAAACCAGAGCCGGATACCCGGCAGCCGTATCTTGCCGAAGACGAAATTGATCTGCTGGAGCTTATCAGGCCCCTCTGGCGGCAGAAAATACTTATTGCCGCCATAACCTTTCTGACCATCGCGGCGGCGGTGGTCCTGGTTCTGCAGGCGACTCCCAGTTACCGGATCTACACCCAACTGAAACCGGGCGTCTGCCGCTGGGATGATAAAGGTAATCCGATTCCTTACCTGAAAACCACCGACCTGAAAAGCCTGCTTACCGGGGGTGTTTTTAATACCTATGCGAGCGAAGCCGGCCTTGGAGATAAAGCTCCAAAAATCGAAGCTGCCAGTAGCCGTCGGGGTGACCAGCTGACCGCGTACTTCTTCTGGCCGGACCGGGATGAAGGGAAAAAAGTTATGGCCGGTTTTATCGATTTCCTCAATGATCCTGATCGTGGGGCAAACCGGAAAGAACTTTCCATTCCGCAAGCTCAGAGACGCTCCTTGGGAAAATCAACCAAAGAATACTCGGAAGATATTAAAATGGTTGATGTCCAGGAGAAAAAAGTTGAAATGAATATTGACCAGAAAAAAAAGGCGTTCAAATTGTTTGATCGGCAAAGGAATAGTTTGAAAAGAGAGATCGAGCGCGTTAATGCTGACTTCAAAATGGTGGAAAAAGAGGTTGTCTTTCTGGAAGAAGGAATTACGGTAGCCGAAGAGACCCGGGCCGGATACGAAAAAAGCCGCCGGGAGATTGACGAAAACACCACCAGGATTATTTCGCTGCGTGATAAACTTTTGCAAACCCCACCAGATGACAGTCTCCAGCCTCTGCTGCTGGCCAGCACCATCCAGCAGAACATCGCCTACCTGAATATCCTTGACCAAAAAATCGAAGCCGCCCGCAAGGAAGCCATCTCCCTCCGTACGGACAAACTGGACA